The genomic DNA CAATGGCCTTTAACAACAAAGGAGCCATCTGGCTGCAAGACAATTCGCAGACTCGAAACCCCTATTTCGGTTCCACCATGCTGCAATGTGCAGACCGGACTGAATTGATTGCCGGTGAGAAACCCGATGCTGCGGAGGCGATTTCCAAAGACGAAGAATAAGAGAGAGAAACCTGTTCAATCGTTCTGCTTTCTTCGAGACACTTTTGCTGAAATCAAATCATGAACACTGATCGCGACAACAAGTCATCGACGACTGAGCTACCACCTGCGACGGGCACTCAAGGTTCCAGTTCCTTCCTTGATGGCATTATTCGCTTCTGTCTCGATAACAAACTCGTCGTTGCGCTCCTGGTGATGGGAGTTATCGGGTGGGGTGTCCTCGTGGCTCCGTTTGACTGGGAAGTTGGTGGGCTCCCACGAGATCCGGTCCCCGTCGATGCAATTCCCGACATTGGCGAGAATCAGCAGATCGTCTTCACGGAATGGATGGGCCGCTCGCCACAGGATGTGGAAGACCAGATTGGATATCCACTGACAGTTTCTCTTCTCGGGTTGCCCGGAGTCAAAACAGTCCGCAGCTATTCGATGTTCGGCTTCTCGTCAATCTATATTATTTTTGACGAAGAAATCGACTTCTACTGGTCACGCAGCCGCGTGCTCGAAAAACTGAACAGCTTATCCTCGGGAACCTTGCCTGAGGGAGTGCAACCGACACTCGGACCTGACGCAACCGCTCTAGGACAAATTTACTGGTACACGCTAGAAGGTCGAGACCCAGAGGGAAACCCTGTCGGAGGATGGGACCTTCATGAACTGCGAACCGTTCAGGACTGGTATGTTCGCTACTCACTCATGTCTGCCGAAGGAGTGAGTGAAGCAGCGTCCGTCGGCGGCTTCGTCCAAGAATACCAGATCGATGTTGATCCGGATGCCATGCGTGCGTTCAGGGTCGGATTGGATGACATCTTCAACGCAGTTCGCATGTCCAACGTGGATGTCGGTGCGCGGACGATCGAAGTCAATCGAGCCGAGTATGTGATTCGTGGTTTAGGCTTTATCAAGCAAGTCAGCGACATTGAAAAGAGTGTCATCAAGTCGAACGATAATGTTCCTGTCTACATTAAGGATGTCGCTCATGTCTCCCTGGGGCCTGCTCTACGCCGTGGGATGCTCGACAAGGGAGGTGCTGAGTCTGTTGGAGGCGTGGTCGTTGTCCGCTACGGCTACAATCCACTGGAGGCGATTAAGCACGTCAAGGATAAGATCGCTGAGATTTCTCCCGGACTGCCTACGAAGGCAGTTGTGAACTATGCAATCGTTTCACGTTCGGAGGTGACGAACTTTGCCGCATCGCATGACTTCACAGCCTACGTCGATGCTGATCTGAACCAGGAGGCATGGTTGCAGTGGTTGCGTGCAAATGAGCGAGCAAGTTGGCCAGACTGGATCACGACTAGTCAAGTCACCCTGGTGCCGTTTTACGACCGGGCGGGCCTGATCAATGAAACACTAGGAACGTTAAATTCAGCTCTGTTCGAAGAAATTCTGGTCACGATCATCGTTGTGATTATCTCGGTGGTTCATTTACGAAGTTCGTTTTTGATCAGCGCGCTATTGCCATTAGCAGTGTTGATGTGCTTTATCGCTATGAAAACGTTTGGCGTGGACGCCAACATTGTGGCTCTCTCGGGAATCGCGATTGCCATTGGCACGATGGTCGATATGGGGGTCGTGCTATGCGAAAATATTCTCAGTCATTTGGACGAAGCGGATCCCAAAGCCGACCGAAAAGAGGTGATCTTCAAAGCGACAAGTGAAGTGGCCGGTGCTGTTCTCACCGCTGTTTCAACAACTGTGGTCAGCTTTCTCCCTGTTTTTACGATGACGGCGGCGGAAGGTAAATTATTCCGTCCATTGGCGTTTACGAAAACATTTGCGCTGCTCGCCTCGGTGATTGTCGCCCTCACGGTCATTCCTCCGGTCGCACATGTCCTGTTCGCTGGGCAACTCAGTTCCGAGAAGCTGAAACGATATCTGTTTGCATCTTTGATCATCGCAGGATTTGTAGCGATGATCTGGCTCCCCTGGTGGGTGGGCACAATCCTGATTGCAATATCGGTCTGGCATCTCTTGGAAAAACAAATGCCTGCTGGCACTCGTAAGTACGGACCGTGGCTCGCCAATGGACTCGCTGTGATTGTCGTGGGACTGTTATTGACGGAATCATGGTTACCACTCGGACCAGAGAAAGGGATGCTGCGAAACCTGATTTTTGTCGGCGTATTGATTGGCAGTTTGATGCTGTTCTTTCAACTGTTTCAACGGGTGATTTATGCTCCACTTTTAGGGTGGTGCTTGCGTCATAAAATATTATTTTTGTCCGTTCCCACTACCTTTTTACTCATGGGGGGAAGTGCATGGCTAGGGTTTGAACGTCTCTTTAGCGTGGTCCCTTGGGCAGTCAGTAAAGTGGGCGGTGATTCTGTCGCGGTGCATGAATCGCGAATCTGGACAGCGGGCAGCGACTTGCTACCGGGACTTGGAAAAGAGTTCATGCCCCCCTTGGACGAAGGTTCATTTTTATATATGCCAACGACGATGCCGCACGCCTCCATTGGCGAAGTCTCGCAGGTCCTCCAGCTACAGAACAAAGCTCTCATGGCGATTCCGGAAGTGGAATCTGCCGTCGGGAAACTTGGCCGTGTCGAGAGTGCCTTGGATCCAGCCCCGGTCTCCATGATCGAAACGATTATCAATTACAAATCGGAGTACATGACCGACAAAGATGGGCACCGCATCGACTTTGCCTACGACGAAGAGACGGAAGATTATCTTCATGATGAGAACGGAGAGTTGATTCCTGATCCAGCAGGTCGTCCTTACCGAGTTTGGCGTGAGCACATTAAAACTCCAGATGATATCTGGCAAGAAATTGTAAAGGCTGCCGAAGTGCCGGGAACGACTTCTGCACCAAAGCTTCAGCCCATCGCAGCCAGAATTGTGATGTTGCAAAGTGGAATGCGTGCACCAATGGGGATCAAGATCAAGGGACCCGATCTGGAAACCATTGAGAAGGTGGCGCTCGATATGGAGCGATTCCTGAAACAGGTTCCGGATGTTGAAGCTTCCGCTGTCATCGCTGATCGTGTCGTCGGGAAGCCGTACATTGAAATCGCAATTGATCGAGACGCAAGCGCTCGATATGGAATCATGATTCGTAAAGTTCAGGATGTCATTGAAGTCGCAATCGGTGGGCGCCGCGTGACGACGACTGTCGAAGGGCGCGAACGTTATCCCGTCCGTATTCGCTATCAACGCGAACTTCGAGACTCACCTGAGCAACTGGGACGCATCCTCGTCGATGCTCCTGATGGGACACAAATCCCGCTTGAGCAGCTTGCGAAAATCAATTTCGTACGTGGACCTCAAGTGATTAAGAGCGAAGATACATTCCTGATTGCATATGTCCTGTTCGATATGCGTCCGGGCAACGCTGAGGTGGATGTTGTCGAACAGGCACAACATTATTTACAAGCTAAAATCGACAACGGTGAACTCTCGTTGCCCTCTGGGGTCAGCTATACGTTTTCTGGAAATTATGAAAACCAAATCCGGTCCCAAAAGACATTGGCAATTGTCTTGCCTGTGGCGCTCTTTGTGATATTCCTGATTCTGTATCTCCAGTTCAAAGACTCCCTGACAACCTCCATCGTCTTCAGTGGGATCATCGTCGCCTGGGCAGGCGGGTTCATCATGATCTGGCTCTATGGACAACCGTGGTTTCTAGACTTCAGCATCTTTGGCACCAACATGCGAACTCTGTTTCAAGTCCAACCGATCAATCTCAGCGTGGCGATCTGGGTCGGTTTCCTAGCTCTCTTCGGTATCGCCAGCGACGACGGAGTCGTGATCTCAACGTACCTCGATCAGAGTTTTCGTAAGAAGCAAATCGACACAATAGGTCAGGCTCGAGAAGCAACGATTGAAGCAGGAGTGCGCCGTGTTCGTCCTTGCTTAATGACGACAGCGACGACCATCCTGGCACTCATCCCGATCCTGACATCTACCGGACGAGGAGCGGACATCATGATCCCAATGGCTATCCCCAGCATCGGCGGTATGACGATTGCGATCATGACTATGTTAGTAGTCCCCGTGTTGTACTGCTGGGTGAAAGAAATCAAGTTACGATTGGGGATCCGCGATACCCTCTTTGAGCAGCAATCCTAGATTGCGACTTTCGTGCTTTATAGAGCACATCCAATATTGGATTTTACGTTCTGCCGCCCTAGTGATTATCATGTGTGGTCCCTTTGGTTGACCCGAAGGTCTCGCGACCATGTCTTCCAGTTCGTGAGCGAATTCGCCCGTTCCTGATTTTTTGTCGAGCGATTCTGACACGTTGATTCAGCTTGTTCCGATTATGCCGACTGAGTCGTCGAAATAATCCGAGTAAGCGGCTCCATACTCTTATGTACAGGCATTCCTAGAACCGATGCAATCGGTAGCCTGCCGGACCGAGACAGCCGCGATGGCTGTGATCAACACCAAGGAGACACTTCCGATGCGCAAACTTTCGATCCCACTTATTTTTTGCATACCTGCTGCTTGTGGATGCGTTACGCCACCAGAACCACAGCCGCGAGTATCATCAACGGCGCACCATATTCAACTCACATCAACAGGATATGAAACGGAGGTCTCCGTCACGCTTCCGGAAGAACCGTACTTGGAGGGCCCGTACGACGTTGATTTCTTTGTCCAGTTTGCCTTGGAGAGGAATCCTGAAATCTTGGCTGCGCAGAATGCAGTGGCCGCTCAGGTCCAAAGAATCCCTCAAGTGACGGCGTTGGATGATCCCATGCTGACTGATACATTTCAGCCCATCCCGGATAACAGTGTCCAAACAGCTGCGGGACGTGCCCCCAACACCTTGGCACTGTCTCAGAAATTGCCATGGCTGGGGAAACTTCGTGTACGAGGTGAGGTGGCTGAACAGGAATCGAAGATCGCTCTGACTCGACTGGCACAGGCAGAACTCAAAGTCATCGAAGATGTCAAGTTGAGCTACTACGAGCTTGCTTATAATCAGAACGCGATCACTATTGTCGAAAGCGATAAAAACCTACTTGAACAATTGCTGCAGTTTGCAGAAGCCCGCTACCGCACGGGTGCAACCAGCCAGCAAGACGTTCTTCGTGCTCAAGTAGAGCTGGACCGGTTGGCTGACCGTTTAATCGAGCTGAAACGGCAACAAAGATCAGCTCAAGCAGATCTCGCCAAAGTCATTCACACGTCACCAGAGGCGATGCTCCAAGCCAACACAGACATTGACGTCCCAATCGTACCCGCGCAGATCGATGCTCTTTATGAAGCGGCAGTACGTTGTCGACCAGAGTTGCAGGAAAGATTGCACGCAATCATCCGCGACGAGCGTAAGCGGGATTTGGCACACATGAATTATTATCCCGACTTCAACCTCGGGGTCGGCTGGCAAACCGTCACGGAACGCAATGCACTTTCGATGATTGCGACTGGAAACGACAACGTCTCCTTCATGGTCGGGGTCAGTCTGCCGATCTGGCGAGACAAGCTTGATGCAGGTGTTCGCGAAGCGGAACAGCGATCTCTGGAATCTGCCCGACGCTACGACGCCTCACGTGACGACACGCTCCGGATGATCCGCCGCTACATCGTTCAAGCTGAGGCATTGGAAGAACAAATCATTCTGTACAAAGAAAGTATTATTCCTAAATCAGAACAAGCTCTGCGTATTTCCACCGCCGACTATCGCGTCAATAAGGTTGACTTTCAACAGATTCTTGACAACTGGTCTGACTTATTGATGTTCCAATTACAAGTGGTTCGCATGGAAGCAAGTTTGAATCAAACATTGGCATCCTTGGAACGCGTGATCGGCTGCCAACTGGCGACACTTCCAGAAACAAATGTCGTCGAGCCTGCTCGACTCGACCCGATCGACTTGGACAACCTGCCTGAGATTGATTTGCCAGCGAACAACGATAATTAGAATGCTTACACCTTATTGGATATTGACATCACCCCGATCACGAAATCTTTGTCGATGATGACTCCATTTGATGACTCCATTTGATAAAACTGAATCATCGATAGTCAGGTGAGTACTGACCTCATGAGAAGCCATAACCGTGATCGGCGTCGGTGCGATTGGTCGTCAAGTTGCCCTCCAACTCGACTCCATCGGAGTTCGTCAAATCCAACTCATCGACTTCGATGCCGTCGAAGCGACGAACATTACGACACAAGGTTACTTTCAGGACGATCTCGGGACGACAAAAATCAAAGCCACTGCCGAGCAGATTCAGCACATCGATCCCGACATTAACACCTGTACGATCCAAGACCGCTACGGGCCGTGTGCTTTTGCGATTCTTTATCGTGCAAGTTGTTGTAGTGCTGGAGCATCTTGCTGTTACGATGGCCCAGCCACGTCATCAGAATTCGCTCCGGCAGTCCGGCATTGGCGCATACCGAGCAGAAGTAATATCGAAATGAGTGCAGTCGACCATCGACAAAACTTGGCTCAGCTGAGTCTTGGGGAATTGCTCAGCAAGAGGCGTCAGCACACCTCGAATAAGAACTCGACTGACCGTATCGGGTTTGATCTTTCCGCCGAGTGATCCATGAAAAACACGCGCCTCATTCTTTCGCTTCATTGTTGATGATAAGGGCTTCTTTCAAAATCTGCTTATCAAGTTCGGATTCAGCCAGCATCTTTTTGAGTCGACGGTTCTCAAGTTCAAGCTCCTTGAGCCTCATCGGACTTCATGCCTCCGTATTGCTTCTTCCACCGCATCCAGGTCGATTTCTAGGACTCCAATTTCTACAAGAGTTCACTCAAAGTCTTGCCAACTGTCAGCATCACTTCACCTTCTTGTCGCAGCTTCACAATCTGCTCAAGCTTACGTTATCGGTACGTAGAAGCCTCTCAATACAAGCCCCACCCAAACTTCTGAAACTGATGAATTTTCATCAGTCCACCCTCACACAAGAAATCGAGTGCTCCCGTTCTCCCCCAACTCGGCCTCGTGGTAAAACCAACTTGACAATGTTGAATAAACATGTTTGCATGCCACTGATGTCACCAATAATCGATTGCAATCGATTATTAACGTTTATGGTTTTTTGAGCATGGCGAATGTCGATTAGCGATCTGATTCAAGGACAAGAATTGCGAGCCCCACGAATTCAAATTCGTGGCGTTTTCACTTCAATTGCATGTTCCGTGTGCCTTGTGGGAGGCATTCTGTCAGGAACGAGTACTTCCGCCTCAGAGGCGGGCGACCTGTATGGTGAAAAAATTCTCGAGGATGCTCCTCTTGCATGGTGGCGAATGCAGATCGTCGAGGGCAAAGTTGTCCAGAGCGATGGGCTAAAAGGTCTCTTTCCGGCCGAGGTTGTGGGATCGGTGAAGTCAATCTCGGGGCCAGAATCATCTCGCTTCACTGAATTCGCGAAGGAGAGCCAAGCTGTCAGATTCAATGGGCGTGCAGCTTCATTGCGAGTGAACGCGGCTGCTGATCAATCAGCGTTGCAATTCTCGAATGGCGATGAGATGACTCTGGAAGCTTGGGTGCGAGTCAATGCAATACAATCAACAGTTTATATCATCGGTAAGGGGCGCACCCATACGAATGGATTTGGGGATCGCAACCAGAATTATTCGCTTCGACTGGTACAGAAAGGTGGACGCGCTCATCTCAGTTTCTTTTTCTGTGATGCTGTTGCAGATGCCGCTACTCGCGCTCAAAGGAAAGATGGTCACCGCTGGACATCAAATTCGGGTTTTCCGATAGACGGTGACTGGCATCATGTTGCAATCACGTATCGATTCGGCGAGCCGGATTCGATGACTGGTTACATTGATGGCTTTCCAGGATCGGGGAAATGGGACTTGGGCGGACCGACTTCTCATCCTCCGGTCACGGACAACGATCAGCTTTGGATCGGTTCCAGTATGGGAGGCAAGAGTGGTGTGTTTAATGGAGATATTGCAGAAGTTGCCATCTACAAATCGATCGTTCCCGCAGATCATCTCCGTGAGCGTTACATCATCAATGGTGAAAAGCTAACTGGTCGGGTGATCGGTGAGGTTGATCCTGAAAAAATCCCCTCTGACTCGGTGCAAGTCTTTTTGACGGAAGGCATTCCTGCCAGCCGCAACTGGGGGTTTGTGCTGACGACGCCTCCAAGCAAGAGTTGGACGGCAGATCGAATTGCCTTTACTGGCTTACCTCGGAAATATACAGACAAAGCTCTGATTGATGACTATTCATTGCCATTGTTGCTGACGGCAGCGACTCAAATCAATGTCTCTAGTGAGCAGGCAGGCGAACACCGCATCGTTCTTCGTGCACTGAGTGCTGCGAAGTTATTCGTCGATGGCAAGCTTGTGGGAGAGACGCCATTTCAAAGCTTGTCGCGAAGTGGCCATGGTGCGATGCATCAACTGAAGCCTCCTCAGCCAGGACTCTTATCGCTTCCGGCAGCCCATACCGAACAACATATCACTCTACCACTCTCCCCTGGGCGTCACATTGTTGTGTTGGAGTCAATCATTGGTCATCCCGGAGTCAGACTTCGAGTGGGTGAACTCAGCGTGGGGATTTCTGGTCCAGATGAGACCGCGTTTCGCATTCTCTCACCCACAAAGTCGATTCCGTTCAATGATGAAGAATGGATAACGTTTATCGAGCAGGAACGAAATCAACTCGTCGAGATGAATCAAAAAGAACGCCGCCACAAAGACCAGAAAGAACGAGAATGGTGGGAGCGACGCCATGTGCTCACTCGGCAAATCGTCGAGTCTTTGCCGACGGTTGACGTTCCAAATGTTTCCAGTCAAGTCAATGTCTCGAATGAAGATGTCTCGAATGAAATTGATCGGTTCATTCAAAAGCGTCTTGAAGAAAATGGAATCAAACCAGCACCTGTCGCGACTGACTTGCAATTTCTTCGACGACTTTCTCTTGATGTGGTCGGTGTGATCCCCACACCTGAAGAGGTTGATCGATACATGGCAGATCCCGCAGAGGAACGGCGGGAAAACTCCATCGAACGCCTGTTAAACGATCCACGTTGGGCTGATCACTGGGTTCCGTATTGGCAGGACGTGCTTGCTGAAAATGTTGGAATTGCTAAGCCAACGCTAAACAATACCGGTCCCTTCCGCTTTTTCATTCATTCTGCATTTACCGACAACAAGCCGATTGATCGCTTTGTTACCGAACTCACATTGATGGAGGGAAGCCGCTATTCGGGAGGTCCTGCCGGTTTTGGAATCGCAACGCAGAACGATGTCCCGATGGCAGCCAAAGCCCATGTCCTGGGAACTGCTTTTCTCGGGGTAGAAATGAAATGTGCTCGCTGTCATGACTCACCATTGCAGAGCGTTTCGCAAAAAGACCTGTTTAGTCTGGCAGCGATGTTAGGCAGGACGGGGCAAACTGTGCCTCTCACAAGCAGCATTCCCGGAACGCCCGAGGAAGTGAGCGAAATGCTCGTTCAAGTGACGCTTCGCCCAGGGACGAAAGTTCTCCCCGAATGGCCTTTCACTCAGATGAACAACTCAGCCATTTCCGAAATCCCAGATGATGCGATCAGGAATCCAGATGATCAGCGAGAGCAACTTGCATTGTTGATCACTTGGCCCACAAATGAACGCTTCGCTCAGGTCATTGCGAACCGTCTCTGGAAGCGTTATCTCGGTCGAGGGCTACAGGAACCGGTGCATGATTGGGAGAACTTCGCCCCATCACATCCTGAATTGCTCGATTACCTTGCGCATCAACTTGTATTGAACGACTATGACGTCAAGCATCTCGCTCGATTGATTCTCAACTCGCAAACTTATCAGCGACAAGTTTCTCCTTTGAATTCTGAAGAAACTTCAAAACCTGAACTCTTTGCGGGGAACATTGAAAGACGTCTCACCGCTGAACAAGTGGTCGACTCACTTCAGATGGCACTCGGGAAGGATCTCGACACTGAGGAATTAACGCTGGACCGTGACGGTCGTCAGCTCGTTAAAGAATTCGTTTCACTTGGGTATCCTCAACGGGCGTGGGAAATGGCGGGAACAAGTAACGACCGCGACCGACCATCGACGGTCTGGCCCAAAGCACAAAGTCTTGTCGATTTGATGATGGCTTTTGGCTGGCGTCAATCACGTCCCGACCCGGTGACTGTTCGTGAAACAACAACGACACCTCTGACACCGCTGATGCTGGCACATGGGGCAACTGCCTTGCGTGTCGTTGATTTGTCCGACTCAAGTGAAGTCACTCAACTCGCTCTGGAAGATCAACCATTGGAACATCTCGTCGAACGACTCTTCATGCGAATTTTAACTCGACCGCCGACTGCGACCGAGAAGCAACTCGTCTTTGATCTCCTGCAAGAAGGTTACAGCGAGCGAGTGGTTGCAGGTCTCGAAGTCGTGCCTGCCCCTCAAATTCCTCGTTCTCCTCGATCATGGTCAAACAATTTGAATTCTGAATCCAATGAAGTGGCAATTCGAGCTCAAGCTCAAGCTCTTAAAGGTGATCCCAAGACCAAGCGACTCGCCCCCGATTGGCGAGTTCGCTTAGAAGAAACAATCTGGTCTTTAGTGAACCTTCCCGAGTTTGCATTTGTTCCCTGATGCGGTAGAGCAGTTTGCTCTACCGTGTGCCCGTGAAGAACGCATTCTCTAGAACTGATCCTGAAACTTGAAATTGCTCTCTCAGACGTTGAGGATAGCGACCATTCCAGTAGTTTTCGGACTGATTCTAGTAAAATACTGTTCGCCACGAGGCAGATCCTGCACACCAATTCGAAAGATGCACTTGCCGTCACTAGCGACTTGGAGACCTGGCCAATTCATCTTTACTTGAAACATTAAAGTTGAGAAATTATGGAAACTCACCGCCGTCAATTCCTGAAAGGGACTGTAGCATCTGCAATGGCGTCCACGCTTGTAGGTGCTGGTGTTGGATCAAGTAAAACTTGGGCAAGTGACACTTCCCATACGCTTCAGATGCCCCCTTTGGGCAAGGCGGAACACTGCATCGTGCTTTGGTTAGGAGGGGGAGCTTCCCAGATTGATACATGGGATCCAAAGCGACAAAGCAAAGACGGGCTTAAAGATCCCGGTTCTTCATATGCCTCGATTCCGACAGCGATTCCGGGGGCAAAGGTTTGCGAACACCTTTCTCGAACCGCTCCGCTTTTGGATCGGGCTGCCCTCTTGCGAACTGTTCATCATGATGTGATCAATGAGCACTCTGCAGCAGTGAACCGAATGCACACAGGCAGGCCGATCAGCGGGACAGTTGAATATCCCGCTCTTGGTTCGGTTGTTTCACATCTGAAAGGTCCCGCCGGTGATGCTGTTCCGAAATATGTTTTAATGGGTTATCCGACCCCATCCCGGAGTCCTGGATTTCTTGGAGCTGCGGAAGGATATCTGTATCTCACTGAAACAACATCCGGTCCCAAAGGGCTCATCCGTCCCGAGCGCATCAGCCAAAAAAGTTACGACCGTCGCCGACAACTGCTTGATCGACTCAGGGCGGAAGCGACTGTGGAAAATCGTCCTAAACTTCAACAATATGACGAGCTTCTCTCGCAAGGGTTCCGACTTTCTGGTCCAGAATTCATGCAAGTCTTTGATCTGGATAACGAACCAGCTGACTTAAGAAATTCTTACGGTGATGAATTCGGTCAAAGGTGTTTACTTGCTCGACGACTAGTGGAACGTGGAGTTCGATTTGTTGAAGTCACCTCGAACCTGAATTTCGTTAACGGAACTGGTTGGGATACTCATAACGATGGGCATAAAAAACAACACCTTCTGATCCAGAGTTTAGACGCAGCTCTTTCTTCGTTGCTGCTAGACCTCGAAACTCATCACCTGCTCGACAAAACTATGGTCGTCGTCTACTCAGAGTTCGGTCGCCCCGGTCGGTATGATTCCGGTGGCGGACGAAATCATCATAGTAAGGCGTTCAGTACTGTCATTGCGGGCGGCGGGTTGAACACTGGTCAAGTCATCGGCGAAACGGACGACCTCGCAGAGAATCCTCTTTCGCGACCAATTTCCGTCCCAGATTTCTTCGCCACGATTTATCAGACCTTAGGGATTCCACAATCGACGGAACTCGATGCCAGTTCACGTCCGATTCCATTAACCGATGGCGGACGACCACTGCACGAACTATTCACTTAAATGTGAAATGAAGTTCCCCAAGGA from Thalassoglobus polymorphus includes the following:
- a CDS encoding DUF1501 domain-containing protein; the encoded protein is METHRRQFLKGTVASAMASTLVGAGVGSSKTWASDTSHTLQMPPLGKAEHCIVLWLGGGASQIDTWDPKRQSKDGLKDPGSSYASIPTAIPGAKVCEHLSRTAPLLDRAALLRTVHHDVINEHSAAVNRMHTGRPISGTVEYPALGSVVSHLKGPAGDAVPKYVLMGYPTPSRSPGFLGAAEGYLYLTETTSGPKGLIRPERISQKSYDRRRQLLDRLRAEATVENRPKLQQYDELLSQGFRLSGPEFMQVFDLDNEPADLRNSYGDEFGQRCLLARRLVERGVRFVEVTSNLNFVNGTGWDTHNDGHKKQHLLIQSLDAALSSLLLDLETHHLLDKTMVVVYSEFGRPGRYDSGGGRNHHSKAFSTVIAGGGLNTGQVIGETDDLAENPLSRPISVPDFFATIYQTLGIPQSTELDASSRPIPLTDGGRPLHELFT